A genomic stretch from Phaeodactylum tricornutum CCAP 1055/1 chromosome 22, whole genome shotgun sequence includes:
- a CDS encoding predicted protein has translation MSLATTGGGGMGSAGGGGGLMMAHSTGGTMSAATGPPPPPQASFDGGPAPPPSGLSTKQVKSVAHLPLVAIDLHETQPHIALFPPKGEDPAAGDVLPVLVGKMKGNVVLKANESSHKTLRKWLTKSKGYSSLQADSLATANETSSVVVLEKPYRWLGLRRLNDAPTFLRDSVDSEQTNSHAIAEESSTEPGVTFGIGTLDGSQPAGDDFDRVVCKVRLSSAKKTLTVLPEEATQLLIHQAQYHVAHKHQQLQASTSESSDHDEETVLEYPVSIALPSWATHDAAVEALTDSVGVGNTVILARSVCALAGALLPHPEGKANPVLDRLQKVRTALHKEFSRLQVQDPTATFKDDMLVLLVGIASDGIEATAVQISNLQTSQMSCLFGDFDILSNVAYQTNNPVSKVALCLSELEANLDAIAPDSDGPAVILTYGFTGSQDVLKQKWDEIKSQQNEWSKVPLIATKSEAVALGAAVLGAVSHGRISVLVTKGKKTKADLALTVHNVAPVAVGVQLNYFGGSENDWTPVKTIFDFDRRVPAGPYPIDLKAAECVVQRETKNVESLSDEDYLKAIKDNEGAKGIPKREESALNLQVQIVQKWTRDGEWKKVGSPMEPLVKLDADENRVACESVALEISLGATGMIMTNLNGERESVVQATKSARNNAIRYYVGILLAILVFGGLLVKSYWEDHVFKRDTARLLAYYKHIIPGSIQDGDYDTARYLVWKYRGKSDKLWKNLEKKYGEPVLDTHEWPDTAVDDDARRPLNEEHETVELDEEDEKETKQEEPDL, from the exons ATGTCGTTGGCAACTACGGGTGGTGGCGGTATGGGATCCGCCGGGGGAGGCGGGGGTCTCATGATGGCACATTCGACTGGAGGAACGATGAGTGCTGCGACGGGTCCCCCACCTCCACCACAGGCGAGTTTCGACGGAGGTCCGGCCCCTCCCCC CTCGGGCTTATCGACTAAACAGGTCAAGAGTGTCGCTCATTTACCCTTGGTAGCGATTGATTTGCACGAAACACAGCCACACATCGCGTTGTTTCCACCAAAAGGCGAAGACCCAGCGGCGGGTGACGTCTTGCCCGTACTTGTGGGGAAAATGAAAGGAAACGTAGTGCTCAAGGCAAACGAATCATCCCACAAGACACTGCGAAAGTGGTTGACCAAATCCAAAGGGTACAGCTCACTCCAAGCCGACAGTCTGGCGACAGCAAACGAAACATCCAGCGTAGTGGTGTTGGAAAAACCCTATCGATGGCTGGGTTTGCGCCGCTTGAATGACGCTCCCACCTTTTTACGCGACTCCGTAGATTCTGAACAAACCAATTCCCATGCCATTGCCGAAGAATCCTCCACCGAGCCCGGGGTGACTTTTGGAATTGGTACTCTGGACGGATCACAGCCTGCCGGAGATGATTTTGACCGGGTCGTTTGCAAAGTACGACTGTCCTCCGCTAAAAAGACGCTTACAGTTTTACCAGAAGAAGCTACACAACTCTTAATTCATCAAGCGCAGTATCATGTGGCGCACAAACATCAACAGCTGCAGGCGTCAACGTCGGAATCGTCAGACCACGATGAAGAAACGGTATTGGAGTATCCCGTGTCGATTGCCCTACCAAGTTGGGCCACTCATGATGCTGCGGTCGAAGCCTTGACGGATTCGGTTGGTGTGGGAAATACGGTCATTTTGGCACGCTCGGTCTGCGCATTGGCTGGCGCCCTGTTGCCACATCCGGAAGGTAAGGCCAATCCCGTCCTCGATCGTTTGCAAAAGGTCCGAACTGCCTTGCACAAGGAGTTTTCCCGTCTACAGGTCCAAGATCCCACAGCCACCTTTAAGGACGATATGCTCGTCCTATTGGTGGGCATTGCCAGTGACGGCATTGAGGCGACGGCTGTACAGATATCCAATCTTCAAACCTCCCAAATGAGCTGTTTGTTTGGTGACTTTGATATCTTGTCCAACGTTGCTTATCAAACCAACAACCCCGTCTCGAAAGTAGCCTTGTGCCTGTCCGAATTGGAGGCCAATCTCGATGCCATTGCTCCGGACTCTGACGGTCCCGCCGTCATTCTCACTTACGGATTCACGGGGTCGCAAGACGTGCTGAAGCAAAAATgggacgaaatcaaaagcCAGCAAAACGAATGGTCCAAGGTGCCGTTGATTGCGACCAAATCCGAAGCGGTCGCCTTGGGTGCAGCCGTGCTGGGAGCCGTCAGTCACGGACGGATATCCGTGCTGGTGACAAAAGGCAAGAAGACCAAGGCGGATCTGGCCTTGACGGTGCACAACGTCGCACCTGTCGCTGTCGGTGTGCAGCTCAACTACTTTGGAGGCAGCGAGAACGACTGGACACCGGTTAAAACTatttttgattttgatcgACGCGTTCCGGCGGGACCGTACCCGATCGATCTTAAAGCAGCCGAATGTGTGGTTCAACGCGAGACGAAAAACGTGGAATCCCTGTCGGATGAGGACTATCTCAAAGCAATCAAGGACAACGAGGGCGCGAAGGGTATTCCCAAACGCGAAGAATCCGCTTTGAATTTGCAAGTTCAAATCGTGCAAAAATGGACGCGAGATGGAGAGTGGAAAAAAGTTGGAAGTCCCATGGAACCTCTCGTCAAATTGGACGCTGATGAAAATCGGGTCGCGTGCGAAAGTGTTGCTCTAGAAATCAGTCTCGGGGCGACGGGTATGATCATGACCAATCTCAACGGCGAACG TGAGTCTGTTGTACAAGCAACAAAGTCTGCTCGTAATAATGCAATTCGATACTACGTGGGAATTCTGCTCGCGATCCTGGTCTTTGGTGGACTCCTGGTCAAGTCATACTGGGAGGACCACGTTTTCAAGCGCGATACCGCCCGGCTGTTGGCCTACTACAAACATATAATTCCGGGCAGTATTCAGGACGGTGACTACGACACGGCACGGTATTTGGTGTGGAAGTATCGGGGCAAGAGCGACAAATTGTGGAAGAATCTCGAAAAGAAATACGGCGAGCCCGTATTGGATACTCACGAATGGCCGGATACTGCTGTTGACGATGACGCACGAAGACCACTGAATGAAGAGCATGAAACTGTCGAgttggacgaagaggatgagAAGGAGACCAAACAGGAAGAACCCGACCTGTAG
- a CDS encoding predicted protein codes for MTCVLIFGGITGWIGQMMNQLCQDKGIAVHNAESRIENRGDVEAELDRIKPSHVLMSAGITGRPNIDWCEDHKPETMRVNVIGTLNVADVCYTRGIHCTVYATGCIFKYDDAHPLGSGIGFTEEDVPNFDGSFYSKTKGFMEPMLKEYPNCLILRVRMPVSDDLFHRNFVTKIAKYEKVVDVPNSMTILHEMLPASLAMAQKGLTGVYNFTNPGVISHNQVLDLFKKYIDPNFTYSNFSVEEQAKILKAARSNNELDTTKLMRDVPEGVEINDILTAFDKCFQRMKVNLEAMGWLPDNLPAEFTHKVNGGTGKPIEKKE; via the exons atgaCGTGCGTCCTCATCTTTGGAGGAATCACGGGATGGATCGGACAAATGATGAATCAACTCTGCCAAGACAAGG GAATTGCGGTGCACAACGCCGAATCCCGCATCGAGAACCGTGGAGACGTCGAGGCCGAGCTCGACCGTATCAAGCCTTCGCACGTCCTCATGTCCGCCGGTATTACGGGACGTCCCAACATTGACTGGTGTGAAGACCATAAACCGGAAACCATGCGTGTGAACGTCATTGGGACCTTGAACGTGGCCGATGTCTGCTACACCCGGGGCATTCACTGTACCGTATACGCGACGGGGTGTATTTTCAAGTACGACGACGCACACCCGCTGGGTTCCGGCATTGGCTTTACCGAAGAAGACGTACCCAATTTTGACGGGTCCTTTTACAGTAAGACCAAGGGATTCATGGAG CCCATGCTCAAGGAGTACCCCAACTGTCTGATTCTCCGCGTACGCATGCCCGTCTCGGACGATCTCTTCCACCGTAACTTTGTCACCAAGATTGCCAAGTACGAAAAGGTTGTGGACGTTCCCAACTCCATGACTATTCTGCACGAAATGCTTCCGGCAAGTCTCGCCATGGCGCAAAAGGGTCTCACCGGGGTCTATAACTTTACCAATCCCGGTGTCATTTCACACAATCAGGTCCTGGACCTCTTCAAGAAGTACATCGACCCCAACTTTACCTACAGCAATTTTTCGGTGGAGGAGCAGGCCAAGATCCTCAAGGCTGCACGTTCCAACAACGAGCTTGACACCACCAAACTTATGCGTGATGTGCCCGAAGGTGTCGAAATTAACGACATTCTGACAGCCTTTGATAAATGTTTTCAGCGAATGAAGGTTAATTTGGAAGCCATGGGATGGTTGCCCGACAACCTCCCGGCCGAGTTTACTCACAAGGTCAATGGTGGAACCGGCAAACCGATTGAAAAGAAGGAGTAA
- a CDS encoding predicted protein, with the protein MQKTMKPSPVPLVGKSTAAKGPGPLPSRKRNRSNRQPIRAALPHTKTVEQPNKNFRPSQRAQSQKGTSGKRAHGPKILVPDDSPIVDAPALPVKDDPCHHSQSDRKRYQKLARRVPRDAAVQDKAVRKAARKPLYKAGLAKARSNANERRARSARAPQPEQWIPNSVTLLQAEPVSSKRVLQWPCLPPVPLSVEQDALTVLMQRGRRERGMAKDLPALRLENIQRCCHHSGHLQLPQALSLRRHHIQKLNRVNIKEVGLGTEGQVRDAAECFEQAVEDCLRKLNVPVWTEAQQKAHFIQQPDLTRQPPTPDFILREQMLLKKTSGHPTDGRIVEERVIHWIEVKMFYGASTIPNDDNRSAVGNLRRTARKYYKTYGPGVIVFMYGCGEKLASMLAGEGVGVVDCCGDMVDLERVYTQQRTWCANRNGTILP; encoded by the coding sequence ATGCAAAAGACGATGAAACCATCTCCGGTCCCGTTAGTGGGGAAAAGCACGGCTGCCAAAGGTCCAGGTCCGCTACCAAGTCGCAAGCGAAACCGTAGCAACCGGCAGCCGATAAGAGCAGCACTTCCTCATACAAAGACCGTAGAACAGCCGAACAAGAATTTTCGTCCATCTCAACGTGCTCAATCACAAAAGGGAACCTCCGGAAAACGGGCTCATGGTCCCAAGATCTTGGTACCCGATGACAGTCCGATAGTGGACGCACCCGCTCTCCCCGTCAAAGACGATCCGTGTCACCATTCCCAATCAGACCGGAAGCGGTATCAGAAACTCGCACGGCGCGTACCACGTGATGCAGCCGTGCAAGACAAAGCCGTTCGAAAAGCGGCGCGAAAACCTCTTTACAAGGCGGGGTTAGCCAAAGCTCGATCGAACGCAAACGAACGTCGGGCACGAAGTGCGCGAGCGCCACAACCGGAGCAGTGGATCCCAAACTCGGTGACTCTACTACAGGCGGAACCAGTGTCGTCCAAACGGGTCTTGCAGTGGCCCTGTCTTCCGCCCGTTCCGCTTTCGGTGGAACAAGATGCTCTGACCGTGTTGATGCAACGGGGTCGTCGTGAACGAGGCATGGCCAAAGATCTTCCCGCTCTTCGTCTAGAAAATATTCAACGCTGCTGTCACCATTCGGGACATCTCCAACTTCCCCAAGCCTTGTCGTTGCGCCGGCATCACATTCAAAAACTGAATCGCGTCAACATCAAAGAGGTGGGACTGGGTACGGAAGGTCAAGTCCGCGATGCGGCCGAATGTTTCGAACAGGCTGTGGAAGATTGCTTGCGCAAACTAAATGTTCCCGTGTGGACCGAAGCTCAGCAAAAGGCACACTTTATTCAACAACCAGATCTGACCAGGCAGCCACCAACACCCGACTTTATCCTACGCGAGCAAATGCTGTTGAAGAAAACTTCTGGCCACCCCACTGACGGACGCATCGTCGAAGAACGGGTGATACATTGGATTGAAGTCAAAATGTTTTACGGAGCGTCAACAATAcccaacgacgacaatcggAGTGCCGTGGGTAACCTCCGCCGGACAGCCCGCAAGTATTACAAAACATATGGCCCTGGTGTCATTGTCTTTATGTACGGTTGCGGGGAGAAGCTGGCATCAATGCTGGCAGGGGAAGGGGTTGGTGTGGTGGATTGTTGCGGGGACATGGTGGATTTGGAACGCGTCTACACACAACAACGGACCTGGTGTGCCAATCGAAACGGCACCATTTTACCGTAA
- a CDS encoding predicted protein, with protein MAFDQPLEADRVEMSLFGAFIRAPIVGTLMWILGGDQAKEEEEERRRNMESDGDPTQSHSSLLRNQSRRPRKSALKKSSPSLAGSDISDIGSCSEVLDGMHLITPNRPLKHGKKELSWSDESGQSLVEIVGQDGTRAEKNDKSFPYESSLTRTRVGPTHSHSLQRSRSIRSQLEEPHAPAEKSYLPKGMERAHRNLERPLPSHGEPLPSNSGVESPLWGWYINTTPPTPEMYHSRSSGKQHISATTPSMPTSVPVSASAPLPNLVFQGLQDKNREALTAFPTVPL; from the exons ATGGCGTTTGACCAGCCACTCGAAGCTGATCGGGTGGAGATGAGCTTGTTCGGCGCCTTTATCCGAGCCCCAATCGTGGGGACACTCATGTGGATCCTTGGGGGTGATCAAGCcaaggaggaggaggaagagcGAAGGAGAAATATGGAAAGCGACGGAGACCCAACGCAGAGTCACTCGTCGCTACTTCGGAACCAATCCCGTAGACCCCGGAAGTCGGCtttgaaaaagtcatctCCAAGTTTGGCCGGATCCGATATATCGGATATCGGATCTTGTTCCGAAGTTTTGGATGGAATGCATCTGATTACTCCAAATCGACCACTGAAGCACGGGAAGAAAGAGTTGTCCTGGTCCGATGAATCCGGGCAGAGCTTGGTGGAGATTGTTGGCCAAGACGGCACCCGAGCCGAGAAAAACGACAAG AGCTTTCCGTACGAGTCATCCCTCACTCGCACGCGAGTTGGCCCCACTCACAGCCATTCGCTTCAACGATCACGATCCATTCGTTCGCAACTCGAAGAGCCTCATGCTCCTGCAGAAAAGAGCTACTTGCCGAAAGGCATGGAACGAGCGCATCGCAATTTAGAACGGCCTTTGCCGTCGCATGGCGAACCGCTCCCCAGCAATAGTGGAGTGGAAAGTCCGCTCTGGGGCTGGTACATCAATACAACACCGCCCACACCAGAGATGTATCATTCACGCTCTTCCGGCAAGCAACACATATCAGCAACGACACCATCCATGCCGACATCTGTCCCGGTATCCGCATCCGCGCCCTTGCCGAATCTCGTCTTTCAAGGCTTGCAAGACAAGAATCGCGAAGCCCTGACGGCATTCCCCACCGTGCCGCTGTAA
- a CDS encoding predicted protein, with amino-acid sequence NQTLLSFLRDVLRLTGSKLGCAEGGCGACTVMLSKKNVDTGKIKHFSVNACLMPVLAADGCHVTTVEGIGTVKNDNLHPVQNAMVDMHGSQCGFCTPGIIVSIYALLANNPTTAYLEEHLDGNLCRCTGYRPIWDAARSLCDDGEELVKGPCGTACRECPEREACDQDCNVQDKATSADNMCCSSSKDKMSTYKETFLTNKDSWRAQPNVMFPKVLMDTASVESTLLTKPLMIVDRSEYHTGGTWFKPTTFAGLLALLQEFGGTGTGACKIVVGNTEVGIETRFKYAVYPRLISPSESIRELFGFEVSGANLIIGSCCPLSTIQHHCNALGEQDLLVRTVMPIHDMLRWFASTQIRNVACLGGNLVTASPISDMNPMLASMGAKLVIASLDATDKTTICRRYVDVSDFFVKYRTVDLKPTEILERIEVPVLRNPFEYLKPFKQARRREDDISIVTSGMRLKLTVVDHEYIIEEASLAFGGMAPTTVLATETVKILIGSAFCAKSFESATEALLQELSLPEAVPGGQAAFRMTLATSFLYKFFLSVVADLKADISAIRANPSAYPGMEVDLPDPPSVDTMEESGTTTVVGKASAHQSGPLHCTGEAAYCDDIPMPAGTLQACLVLARECGGVFEAMDVAEALAIPGVIGIYNYDSLVGLGGSNELGPIIHDETVFLRPGDIVRTVGQVLGIAVAETLEAAEFAARTVHVTCSQPKEKVVVTVEDAIETGSFYEFSRHSMERGDIAIIDSLATIADSTGTPSLGDVVKISGTFRSGAQEHFYLETNAALVIPSESDTNLTIYASTQAPTETQAYCASATGTPASKVVVRMKRMGGGFGGKETRSVFAACAAAVAAKCASRPIRLTLSRDVDMKITGTRHVFLSKYHASAQITENGAKLVAFDVKLFANGGSSFDLSGPVVDRALFHVDGVYMFPSFRAEGVPCKTVQAPHTAFRGFGGPQGMAVVEHVMDHLALATNVDADKLRRMNMYNDGEATPFGMIVGGHHSGNWNVPVMWDRLVQELDVPHRRERIAQFNAKHKWLKRGLCLIPTRFGIAFTTKFMNQGGALVHLYVDGTVLVTHGGTEMGQGLHTKVCQVAAQSFGIPLNDVYVNDTSTDKVANSLPTAASMSTDTYGMATLDACRQILKRLEPFREKLGADAPLKDVAHAAFFARVDLTAHGFFTVDDKRCGFDWKKERPEGFPDDKPANSWRGNPFNYFTQGVVCTEVEIDVLSGNHRTLQSDLLVDVGASINPAIDIGQIEGAFVQGMGWSTIEEVTYADDDHTWIRPRGSLFTSGPGTYKIPAFNDVPETFNVSLMDNVDNPFAVHSSKAIGEPPFFLGASVFYAIKDAVTAARSQNLGQTSYFEMRMPATSERIRMYCADPLASQAVS; translated from the exons AATCAAACGCTATTGTCGTTCTTGCGAGATGTTTTGAGACTGACTGGATCCAAATTGGGTTGTGCCGAGGGAGGATGCGGAGCTTGTACCGTTatgctttccaaaaagaatgtGGATACTGGCAAGATAAA ACACTTTTCGGTCAATGCATGTCTCATGCCCGTGTTGGCTGCCGACGGGTGCCACGTGACAACTGTGGAGGGGATTGGAACCGTCAAAAACGACAATTTGCACCCCGTGCAGAATGCCATGGTTGATATGCACGGATCACAGTGTGGTTTCTGTACACCCGGAATAATTGTGTCGATCTATGCTCTCCTGGCCAACAATCCTACCACCGCATACCTCGAAGAACATTTGGATGGCAATTTATGTCGTTGTACCG GATACCGCCCAATTTGGGACGCGGCGCGTTCCTTGtgcgacgacggcgaagaaCTTGTCAAAGGTCCTTGCGGAACAGCGTGCCGCGAATGCCCGGAACGCGAGGCTTGCGATCAAGACTGCAACGTCCAAGACAAGGCGACGTCCGCCGACAACATGTGCTGCTCATCGTCCAAGGATAAAATGAGTACTTACAAGGAGACTTTCCTAACAAACAAGGATTCTTGGAGAGCGCAACCGAATGTTATGTTTCCCAAGGTATTGATGGACACAGCCTCGGTCGAAAGTACCCTCTTAACGAAACCACTCATGATTGTGGACCGTTCTGAATATCACACTGGAGGCACCTGGTTTAAACCTACGACTTTTGCTGGACTTTTGGCACTTTTGCAGGAGTTTGGCGGTACTGGGACAGGAGCTTGCAAAATTGTGGTTGGAAATACGGAAGTCGGCATTGAAACAAGGTTCAAATACGCGGTCTACCCTCGCTTGATTAGCCCATCGGAGTCTATCAGGGAgttgtttggctttgaaGTCTCCGGTGCTAATCTGATAATTGGCTCGTGCTGTCCCTTGAGCACGATTCAGCATCATTGCAATGCACTCGGCGAGCAAGATCTCCTCGTCCGCACCGTCATGCCCATACACGATATGCTTCGCTGGTTTGCTTCGACTCAGATTCGTAACGTGGCATGTTTGGGTGGAAATCTTGTGACAGCGAGTCCGATCTCGGACATGAATCCGATGTTGGCTAGCATGGGAGCCAAACTGGTCATTGCCTCTTTGGACGCAACGGACAAAACGACGATTTGCCGTCGTTATGTCGACGTGTCGGACTTTTTTGTCAAGTATCGTACGGTCGATCTCAAGCCCACGGAAATTTTGGAACGCATCGAAGTTCCTGTTCTTCGGAACCCGTTCGAATACCTCAAGCCTTTTAAGCAAGCCCGCCGTCGTGAGGACGATATAAGTATCGTGACTTCGGGCATGCGCCTAAAACTCACAGTTGTGGATCACGAATATATCATTGAAGAAGCATCTCTGGCTTTTGGAGGTATGGCTCCGACTACCGTTCTGGCGACCGAAACTGTCAAGATCTTGATTGGATCCGCATTTTGTGCTAAATCTTTCGAAAGCGCGACGGAAGCCCTCCTCCAGGAGTTGAGTTTACCCGAAGCCGTTCCAGGAGGTCAAGCAGCGTTCCGAATGACACTTGCTACATCGTTCTTGTACAAGTTCTTTCTCTCTGTTGTGGCTGATCTCAAGGCAGACATATCCGCTATACGAGCAAACCCATCGGCTTACCCCGGAATGGAAGTAGATCTTCCCGACCCTCCTTCAGTTGATACAATGGAAGAAAGCGGAACG ACCACTGTTGTTGGAAAGGCTTCGGCCCACCAATCTGGTCCTTTGCACTGCACTGGAGAAGCAGCGTACTGCGACGACATCCCAATGCCTGCTGGAACGCTGCAGGCATGTTTGGTGTTGGCAAGGGAGTGTGGGGGAGTGTTTGAAGCCATGGATGTTGCAGAAGCTTTAGCTATTCCTGGAGTTATAGGTATTTACAACTACGATAGTCTCGTCGGGCTTGGTGGTAGCAATGAGCTAGGACCTATCATTCATGACGAGACGGTCTTTCTTCGTCCCGGTGACATTGTTCGAACGGTTGGGCAAGTGCTTGGAATCGCGGTGGCGGAGACTTTGGAAGCAGCCGAGTTCGCCGCGCGTACTGTACATGTGACTTGTAGTCAgccgaaagaaaaagttgtTGTTACGGTTGAAGATGCTATTGAAACCGGGAGTTTTTACGAATTTTCCCGTCATAGTATGGAACGCGGTGACATTGCAATAATCGACAGCCTTGCGACGATCGCCGACTCGACGGGCACACCTTCTTTAGGAGATGTTGTAAAGATTTCGGGAACATTCCGATCCGGAGCTCAAGAACACTTTTATCTCGAGACTAATGCGGCATTGGTAATTCCTTCCGAGTCGGATACAAACTTGACGATATACGCCTCAACGCAAGCGCCTACCGAAACGCAAGCTTATTGTGCCTCAGCGACGGGGACGCCAGCTTCGAAGGTTGTTGTCCGTATGAAACGAATGGGTGGGGGTTTCGGGGGGAAAGAAACTCGCAGCGTTTTTGCTGCTTGCGCGGCGGCTGTGGCTGCCAAATGCGCGAGCCGACCCATTCGCCTTACTTTATCGCGTGACGTCGATATGAAGATCACGGGTACACGCCATGTCTTTCTTTCCAAGTACCATGCTAGCGCCCAGATCACTGAAAACGGCGCTAAACTGGTAGCCTTTGACGTCAAATTGTTTGCGAATGGCGGTAGTAGCTTTGATTTGTCCG GACCCGTGGTCGATAGAGCACTGTTTCATGTGGATGGTGTCTACATGTTTCCGAGCTTTCGTGCGGAAGGTGTGCCTTGCAAAACCGTGCAGGCCCCTCATACTGCGTTCCGTGGCTTTGGAGGTCCCCAAGGAATGGCTGTTGTTGAGCACGTAATGGACCACTTGGCACTCGCCACCAATGTTGATGCTGATAAGTTGCGTCGCATGAATATGTATAACGATGGTGAAGCCACCCCATTCGGTATGATTGTGGGTGGACATCATAGTGGGAACTGGAATGTTCCCGTCATGTGGGATCGTTTGGTACAAGAACTTGACGTTCCTCACCGTCGAGAGCGTATTGCCCAGTTCAACGCCAAACACAAATGGTTGAAGCGAGGCTTGTGTCTCATTCCGACCCGGTTTGGTATTGCGTTCACAACAAAGTTTATGAACCAAGGTGGTGCATTGGTACATTTGTATGTCGACGGAACGGTGCTAGTGACGCATGGAGGGACGGAGATGGGCCAAGGCCTTCACACGAAGGTTTGTCAGGTCGCCGCACAATCATTTGGTATTCCTCTGAACGACGTCTATGTAAATGATACGAGTACGGATAAAGTTGCCAACAGCCTACCGACTGCTGCGAGCATGTCTACGGACACGTACGGAATGGCTACGCTGGATGCTTGTCGTCAGATATTGAAACGGCTGGAGCCATTTCGAGAAAAACTTGGCGCCGATGCTCCGTTGAAAGATGTAGCCCATGCTGCGTTTTTTGCCCGCGTCGACTTGACCGCGCACGGTTTCTTTACCGTCGACGACAAGCGTTGTGGTTTCGACTGGAAGAAGGAGAGACCGGAGGGGTTTCCCGACGACAAGCCGGCCAACTCCTGGAGAGGGAATCCGTTCAACTATTTTACGCAAGGAGTTGTTTGTACGGAAGTGGAAATTGACGTGTTGAGTGGGAACCACCGCACTTTGCAATCCGATTTACTCGTTGATGTTGGTGCGAGTATCAATCCGGCAATTGACATTGGACAGATTGAGGGTGCATTTGTCCAGGGCATGGGTTGGAGTACAATCGAGGAAGTGACGTACGCTGACGACGATCATACCTGGATCCGTCCTCGTGGCTCATTGTTTACCTCTGGACCAGGCACGTACAAGATACCAGCGTTTAACGACGTTCCCGAGACTTTTAACGTGAGTTTGATGGACAATGTGGATAATCCGTTTGCGGTACACAGTAGCAAGGCCATTGGCGAGCCTCCTTTCTTTTTGGGAGCATCG GTATTTTACGCCATTAAGGATGCGGTGACGGCCGCCCGTAGCCAGAACTTGGGCCAAACGTCGTACTTTGAGATGCGAATGCCAGCGACTAGTGAACGTATCCGTATGTACTGTGCCGATCCACTGGCGAGTCAGGCAGTGTCG